A part of Gemmatimonas groenlandica genomic DNA contains:
- a CDS encoding indolepyruvate ferredoxin oxidoreductase subunit alpha translates to MPYVITEACISVKDKSCVDVCPVDCIYEGEDQLYIHPDECIDCGACEPECPVTAIFPEEDVPVQLKSFIGKNKEVFAGPTPPGRPTR, encoded by the coding sequence ATGCCCTACGTCATTACTGAAGCCTGCATTTCCGTCAAGGACAAGTCGTGCGTGGACGTCTGCCCCGTGGATTGCATCTACGAGGGAGAGGACCAGCTCTACATCCACCCCGATGAGTGCATCGACTGCGGCGCCTGCGAGCCGGAGTGCCCTGTCACCGCGATCTTCCCCGAGGAAGACGTGCCTGTGCAGCTCAAGAGCTTCATCGGCAAGAACAAGGAAGTCTTCGCCGGACCGACTCCGCCGGGACGCCCCACGCGCTAA
- a CDS encoding methyltransferase family protein: MTAPVSEAERSTAARVGQVLFKNRGWLPVPFLAVPLLVPGVQSPKTWIAGLLLVLLGELVRTAGVAAAGTVTRRRSRDVQRLVTYGAFAWCRNPLYVGNFLAWIGFTVVSGVNWFIPVAIVIFAIEYTLIVRYEEGVLESIFGQEYLDYKARTPRWFGRPPSGSTEGQHDWAEAIWSERSTVLQYVVLCGLFWLKNRGWAF, translated from the coding sequence ATGACTGCTCCTGTTTCCGAAGCCGAACGTTCAACCGCCGCCCGTGTCGGGCAGGTGCTGTTCAAGAACCGCGGCTGGCTTCCCGTGCCGTTTCTGGCCGTGCCGCTGCTGGTGCCCGGCGTACAGTCGCCGAAGACCTGGATCGCCGGCCTGCTGCTCGTGCTGCTGGGCGAATTGGTGCGCACGGCGGGTGTAGCGGCCGCGGGTACCGTGACGCGTCGTCGCTCGCGCGATGTGCAGCGCCTGGTCACGTACGGCGCGTTCGCCTGGTGTCGCAATCCACTGTACGTGGGCAACTTCCTCGCGTGGATCGGCTTCACGGTGGTGTCGGGCGTGAACTGGTTCATTCCCGTGGCGATCGTGATCTTCGCGATCGAGTACACGCTGATCGTGCGCTACGAAGAAGGCGTGCTGGAGTCGATCTTCGGTCAGGAGTATCTGGACTACAAGGCACGCACGCCGCGTTGGTTCGGTCGTCCGCCCAGTGGCAGCACAGAAGGCCAGCACGACTGGGCCGAGGCCATCTGGAGTGAGCGCTCGACGGTGCTGCAGTACGTGGTGTTGTGCGGACTGTTCTGGCTCAAGAACCGCGGCTGGGCGTTCTAA